One region of Streptomyces sp. NBC_00442 genomic DNA includes:
- the ribD gene encoding bifunctional diaminohydroxyphosphoribosylaminopyrimidine deaminase/5-amino-6-(5-phosphoribosylamino)uracil reductase RibD, producing MAPTADAAAMRRAIELAARGLGSTSPNPVVGCVITDASGTVVGEGFHQRAGGPHAEIHALRDAGERARGGTAHVTLEPCNHTGRTGPCAQALIEAGVARVLYAVADPNPQATGGADTLRAAGIQVGHGLLGDEAEAGNTAWLTSVRLGRPHVTWKYAATLDGRTAAADGTSRWITSAEARADVHRLRAECDAVVVGSGTARTDDPHLAVRGIDGATQPLRLAVDTNATAVKPGARILDDAAPTLIAVADDADAAHLPEAAVLRLPRAAGGLDIPALLAALHTRGVRSVLLEGGPALAGAFVAAGTVDKVVGYLAPALLGAGPTALAGAGISTIADALRLDITEAVRIGPDLRITATPLAKER from the coding sequence GTGGCACCCACAGCCGACGCAGCCGCCATGCGCCGAGCCATCGAGCTCGCGGCGCGCGGACTCGGCTCCACCAGCCCCAACCCCGTTGTCGGATGCGTCATCACCGACGCCTCGGGCACGGTCGTGGGCGAGGGATTCCACCAGCGGGCCGGCGGCCCGCACGCCGAGATCCACGCCCTGCGGGACGCGGGCGAGCGGGCCCGGGGCGGCACCGCCCACGTCACCCTGGAACCCTGCAACCACACCGGCCGCACCGGCCCCTGCGCGCAGGCGCTCATCGAGGCCGGCGTCGCCCGCGTCCTGTACGCCGTCGCCGACCCGAACCCGCAGGCCACCGGCGGCGCCGACACCTTGCGCGCGGCCGGGATCCAGGTCGGGCACGGGCTGCTCGGCGACGAGGCCGAGGCCGGCAACACCGCCTGGCTCACCTCCGTACGCCTGGGCCGCCCGCACGTCACATGGAAGTACGCGGCAACCCTCGACGGGCGCACCGCCGCCGCGGACGGCACCAGCCGCTGGATCACCTCCGCCGAGGCCCGCGCCGACGTCCACCGGCTGCGCGCCGAGTGCGACGCCGTCGTCGTGGGCTCCGGTACCGCCCGCACCGACGACCCGCACCTCGCCGTGCGCGGCATCGACGGAGCAACTCAGCCGCTGCGCCTGGCAGTTGACACCAACGCAACCGCCGTCAAGCCCGGCGCCCGCATTCTCGACGACGCGGCGCCGACCCTGATCGCGGTCGCCGACGACGCCGACGCGGCGCACCTGCCCGAGGCCGCGGTCCTGCGCCTGCCGCGCGCCGCCGGCGGCCTGGACATCCCCGCGCTGCTCGCCGCGCTCCACACCCGGGGCGTGCGCTCGGTACTCCTCGAAGGCGGCCCGGCCCTGGCCGGTGCCTTCGTCGCCGCGGGCACCGTCGACAAGGTCGTCGGCTACCTCGCACCCGCCCTGCTCGGCGCCGGACCCACCGCGCTCGCCGGAGCGGGAATCAGCACCATCGCCGACGCGTTGCGGCTCGACATCACCGAGGCCGTACGGATCGGCCCCGACCTGCGCATCACTGCCACCCCTCTCGCCAAGGAGCGCTGA
- a CDS encoding ROK family transcriptional regulator, which yields MPASPSTARAINDRLALRLLQDEGPLTAGQLKNLTGLSRPTVADLVERLQGSGLVHVVGESGAERRGPNARLYAIVADRAHLAALDVRTHGVSLVVADLLGATLAEATLPVEPGTGTGPAVEQVVALLERTVKEAGAERLHSVAIGAPGLIDPAGGELRDTTGLPAWHRELVRVLAERLPAAVLVENETNLAAVAEQRLGAARGQDTFVLLWLGQGIGASVVLDGKLRRGASGGAGEIGFLPVPGTGGLPSATSCDGGFHELVHTGAVARLAARHGRALGAEDALRDADGPFLDALADRIAIGAASVVAVLDPGLIVLGGELGHAGGPLLAARVQRRLAALTPLTTEVRPSELGDGAVLGGALLTARDAAQDDLFAPKG from the coding sequence ATGCCCGCATCCCCGAGCACCGCACGGGCCATCAACGACCGGCTCGCCCTGCGTCTGCTGCAGGACGAGGGTCCGTTGACGGCAGGCCAGCTGAAGAACCTCACCGGGCTGTCCCGGCCCACCGTCGCCGACCTCGTCGAACGCCTCCAGGGCTCCGGCCTCGTGCACGTCGTGGGGGAGTCGGGCGCCGAGCGGCGCGGCCCCAACGCGCGCCTCTACGCGATCGTCGCCGACCGGGCCCATCTGGCGGCCCTGGACGTGCGCACCCACGGCGTCTCCCTCGTGGTCGCCGATCTGCTGGGCGCCACGCTGGCCGAGGCGACGCTGCCGGTCGAGCCCGGTACCGGGACGGGCCCTGCGGTCGAGCAGGTCGTGGCCCTCCTGGAGCGCACCGTGAAGGAGGCCGGCGCGGAACGGCTGCACAGTGTCGCGATCGGAGCCCCCGGCCTCATCGACCCGGCGGGTGGCGAACTGCGCGACACCACCGGGCTGCCGGCCTGGCACCGCGAACTCGTCCGCGTACTCGCCGAGCGGCTCCCCGCCGCCGTGCTCGTCGAGAACGAGACCAATCTGGCGGCCGTGGCCGAGCAGCGGCTCGGCGCGGCGCGAGGACAGGACACCTTCGTCCTGCTGTGGCTCGGGCAGGGAATCGGCGCGTCCGTCGTCCTGGACGGGAAGCTACGCAGGGGCGCGTCGGGCGGGGCCGGTGAGATCGGGTTCCTGCCGGTGCCGGGCACCGGCGGACTGCCCTCCGCGACGAGTTGCGACGGCGGCTTCCACGAGCTGGTGCACACCGGAGCGGTGGCACGCCTCGCGGCCCGGCACGGCAGGGCCCTCGGCGCGGAGGACGCCCTGCGCGATGCGGACGGGCCCTTCCTCGACGCGCTGGCCGACCGCATCGCGATCGGCGCGGCGAGCGTGGTCGCGGTCCTCGACCCCGGCCTGATCGTGCTCGGCGGTGAACTGGGCCATGCGGGCGGCCCGTTGCTCGCCGCCCGCGTCCAGCGCCGGCTCGCCGCGCTGACGCCGCTGACGACCGAGGTCAGGCCGAGCGAGCTGGGCGACGGCGCGGTCCTCGGCGGGGCCCTGCTGACCGCGAGGGACGCCGCCCAGGACGACCTCTTCGCCCCGAAGGGCTGA
- a CDS encoding nicotinamide mononucleotide transporter family protein — protein MNWLNGEAFTLFGQHIKWSDMTGNTIGLIALALGWRRSIWTWPAQFVSGLILFVAFAAGHLSGSAGKQVVVMVVAAGGWLAWTRGKQQAQDGSIAVRFATWRERAFLLGGAAVGTVAVAGLFTAYPALSWDPWPDAYVFVGTIVAMYAQARGMVEFWFAWLLVDLVGVPLNFANGYAFSGFVYVIYGALVLWGMRDWWLRSRTSVKPVLEGATA, from the coding sequence GTGAACTGGCTGAACGGCGAGGCCTTCACCCTCTTCGGGCAGCACATCAAGTGGTCGGACATGACCGGCAACACCATCGGTCTGATCGCCCTCGCCCTCGGCTGGCGCCGGTCCATATGGACCTGGCCCGCCCAGTTCGTCTCCGGCCTGATCCTGTTCGTGGCGTTCGCCGCCGGGCACCTCTCCGGCAGCGCGGGCAAGCAGGTCGTGGTCATGGTCGTCGCGGCCGGCGGCTGGCTCGCCTGGACCCGCGGCAAGCAGCAGGCGCAGGACGGCTCCATCGCCGTACGGTTCGCGACCTGGCGCGAGCGGGCCTTCCTGCTCGGCGGCGCAGCCGTCGGCACCGTCGCCGTCGCCGGACTCTTCACCGCCTACCCGGCCCTGTCGTGGGACCCGTGGCCCGACGCCTACGTCTTCGTCGGCACCATCGTCGCCATGTACGCCCAGGCCCGCGGCATGGTCGAGTTCTGGTTCGCCTGGCTGCTCGTCGACCTCGTCGGCGTCCCCCTCAACTTCGCCAACGGCTACGCCTTCTCCGGCTTCGTCTACGTCATTTACGGCGCGCTCGTCCTGTGGGGCATGCGCGACTGGTGGCTGCGCTCGCGCACGAGCGTCAAGCCCGTCCTGGAAGGAGCGACGGCATGA
- a CDS encoding bifunctional 3,4-dihydroxy-2-butanone-4-phosphate synthase/GTP cyclohydrolase II, with amino-acid sequence MTTHAPTWYSTDNREDLSLDPVEQAIRDIAAGRPVVVVDDEDRENEGDLVIAAEKATPEIVAFMMSECRGLICAPMEGDDLDRLELPQMVEHNTESMKTAFTVSVDASGAHGVSTGISAADRATTLRLLADGRSAPGDFVRPGHIFPLRAKPGGVLVRNGHTEAAVDLARLAGLAPAGAIVEIAGEDGVMLRLPELVPFARKHGLTIISIEDLIAYRRSAEPTVRREAEVHLPTATGEFTAYGYRSTVDGVEHVALVHGEIGDGEDVLVRVHSECLTGDIFHSLRCDCGPQLQASMERITEAGRGVVVYLRGHEGRGIGLLSKLRAYELQERGRDTLDANLELGLPADARDYAAGAQILADLGVHSLRLMTNNPDKITALVRHGLTVSGREPMPVQAGEHNLRYLRTKRDRMGHDLPWLDGGPAPMSACGNQ; translated from the coding sequence ATGACCACGCACGCGCCCACCTGGTACTCCACCGACAACCGCGAGGACCTCTCCCTCGACCCCGTCGAGCAGGCCATCCGCGACATCGCGGCCGGCCGGCCCGTGGTCGTCGTCGACGACGAGGACCGCGAGAACGAGGGCGACCTCGTCATCGCCGCCGAGAAGGCCACCCCCGAGATCGTCGCGTTCATGATGAGCGAGTGCCGCGGCCTGATCTGCGCGCCCATGGAGGGCGACGACCTCGACCGGCTCGAACTGCCGCAGATGGTCGAGCACAACACCGAGTCGATGAAGACCGCCTTCACCGTCTCCGTGGACGCGAGCGGCGCGCACGGCGTGAGCACCGGCATCTCCGCCGCCGACCGCGCCACCACCCTGCGCCTGCTCGCCGACGGCCGCTCCGCCCCCGGCGACTTCGTCCGCCCCGGCCACATCTTCCCGCTGCGCGCGAAGCCCGGTGGGGTGCTCGTCCGTAACGGCCACACCGAGGCCGCGGTCGACCTCGCCCGGCTCGCCGGACTCGCCCCGGCCGGCGCCATCGTCGAGATCGCGGGCGAGGACGGCGTCATGCTGCGCCTGCCGGAACTCGTCCCCTTCGCCCGCAAGCACGGCCTGACGATCATCTCCATCGAGGACCTGATCGCCTACCGCCGCTCCGCCGAGCCGACCGTGCGCCGCGAGGCCGAGGTCCATCTGCCCACCGCCACCGGGGAGTTCACCGCCTACGGCTACCGCTCCACCGTCGACGGCGTCGAGCACGTCGCCCTGGTCCACGGCGAGATCGGTGACGGCGAGGACGTCCTGGTCCGGGTCCACTCCGAGTGCCTGACCGGCGACATCTTCCACTCGCTGCGCTGCGACTGCGGCCCCCAGCTCCAGGCCTCCATGGAGCGCATCACCGAGGCCGGCCGAGGCGTCGTCGTCTATCTCCGCGGCCACGAGGGCCGCGGCATCGGCCTGCTGTCCAAGCTCCGCGCGTACGAGCTCCAGGAGCGCGGCCGTGACACCCTCGACGCCAACCTGGAGCTCGGCCTGCCCGCCGACGCCCGCGACTACGCCGCGGGCGCCCAGATCCTCGCCGACCTCGGCGTGCACAGCCTGCGGCTCATGACCAACAACCCCGACAAGATCACCGCGCTCGTCCGGCACGGCCTGACCGTCTCGGGCCGTGAGCCCATGCCCGTCCAGGCGGGCGAGCACAACCTGCGGTACCTGCGCACCAAGCGGGACCGCATGGGGCACGACCTGCCGTGGCTCGACGGCGGCCCCGCGCCGATGTCGGCCTGCGGCAACCAGTAA
- a CDS encoding uracil-xanthine permease family protein, which translates to MRLGVRWTLHGDGRTPAPGAVVRPDERLTWPRTVGLGAQHVVAMFGASFVSPVLMGLDPNLAIMMSGIATVIFLLATKGRVPSYLGCSLSFVGVAAAIRATGGTSATVTGAVFVVGVALFLVGLAVQRFGARIIHAAMPPIVTGAVVMLIGFNLAPVTASTYWPQDQWTALMVMAFTGLAVVCLRGFWSRIAIFLGLLFGYGVSWLLDRVFGKIHSVHGGAEAVDHWRLDLSGVGKADWIGLPTFHAPSFEWSAILVALPVVIALIAENAGHVKAVGEMTGTNLDDQLGTAIAADGAGSMLSTAVGGPPNTTYSENIGVMAATRVYSTAAYWAAAGFALLFGVCPKFGAVVAAIPGGVLGGITVILYGMIGLLGAQIWINAKVDLRNPLNLVPAAAGIIIGIGNVTLKFSDNFQLSGIALGTIVVITGYHVLRALAPAHLKGQEPLLDSGTSSYEKGRDEREGRDERDGQA; encoded by the coding sequence ATGCGTCTCGGCGTGCGCTGGACCCTGCACGGCGACGGGCGGACCCCCGCTCCGGGAGCCGTCGTACGCCCCGACGAACGGCTCACCTGGCCCCGCACGGTCGGCCTCGGCGCCCAGCACGTGGTGGCCATGTTCGGCGCGTCCTTCGTTTCGCCGGTCCTCATGGGTCTCGACCCCAACCTGGCGATCATGATGTCCGGCATCGCGACGGTCATCTTCCTGCTCGCCACCAAGGGCCGCGTGCCCAGCTACCTCGGCTGCTCGCTCTCCTTCGTCGGTGTCGCCGCGGCGATCCGGGCCACCGGAGGGACCAGCGCCACCGTCACCGGCGCGGTCTTCGTCGTGGGCGTGGCGCTGTTCCTCGTCGGTCTCGCGGTGCAGCGCTTCGGCGCGCGGATCATCCACGCCGCGATGCCGCCCATCGTCACGGGCGCCGTCGTCATGCTGATCGGCTTCAACCTGGCCCCGGTCACCGCTTCCACCTACTGGCCGCAGGACCAGTGGACGGCCTTGATGGTCATGGCGTTCACCGGCCTGGCCGTGGTGTGCCTGCGCGGCTTCTGGTCCCGGATCGCGATCTTCCTCGGGCTGCTCTTCGGGTACGGCGTGTCCTGGCTGCTCGACCGCGTCTTCGGGAAGATCCACTCGGTGCACGGCGGCGCGGAGGCCGTGGACCACTGGCGCCTGGACCTGTCCGGCGTCGGCAAGGCCGACTGGATCGGCCTGCCCACCTTCCACGCCCCGAGCTTCGAGTGGTCGGCGATCCTCGTCGCGCTGCCCGTCGTGATCGCCCTGATCGCCGAGAACGCCGGCCATGTGAAGGCCGTCGGCGAGATGACCGGCACCAACCTGGACGACCAGCTGGGCACCGCCATCGCGGCCGACGGTGCGGGCTCCATGCTGTCGACCGCCGTGGGCGGCCCGCCGAACACCACGTACTCCGAGAACATCGGCGTCATGGCCGCGACCCGCGTCTACTCGACCGCCGCGTACTGGGCGGCCGCCGGGTTCGCGCTGCTCTTCGGCGTGTGCCCCAAGTTCGGCGCGGTCGTCGCCGCGATCCCGGGCGGAGTACTCGGCGGCATCACCGTCATTCTGTACGGCATGATCGGGCTGCTCGGCGCGCAGATCTGGATCAACGCGAAGGTCGATCTGCGCAATCCGCTGAACCTGGTGCCGGCGGCCGCGGGCATCATCATCGGGATCGGCAACGTCACGCTGAAGTTCAGCGACAACTTCCAGCTCAGCGGCATCGCGCTGGGCACGATCGTGGTCATCACCGGCTACCACGTGCTGCGCGCGCTGGCCCCGGCCCACCTCAAGGGGCAGGAGCCGCTGCTGGATTCGGGCACGTCCTCCTACGAGAAGGGGCGGGACGAGCGGGAGGGCCGGGACGAGCGGGACGGGCAGGCCTAG
- a CDS encoding MFS transporter, which translates to MPTEPALEQRQLKRARIAVAAVFCVHGAVTGNFATRVPWIQEHAGVSAGQLGLALAFPAIGSSLLMPLSGAITHRFGARNALRGLLALWTLALALPALAPNVYTLCGVLFVYGASAGMADVAMNALGVETENRLGRSIMSSLHGMWSLGALLGSAAGTLAAHLGADARLHHVVAAGVLTVLGLAACQGVLDLRSAPGEAAPPRFALPPKSALIIGMVGFCAVFAEGASLDWSAVYLRDVLDTSAGTAAACTTAFTLTMAVARLAGDKGVDRFGAVRTVRGGGVLATLGGVLVVTAPGPAVAIVGFGLIGLGVAVVVPLAFAAAGRSGPNPSQAIAGVATITYTSGLVAPSAIGGIADLTSLVVSFGLVTVLALGLVAGARVLRPGARAPRAPSAEPVHPA; encoded by the coding sequence ATGCCTACCGAACCGGCTCTGGAACAAAGGCAGTTGAAGCGGGCGAGGATCGCGGTCGCCGCGGTGTTCTGCGTCCACGGCGCGGTGACCGGCAACTTCGCCACCCGGGTCCCCTGGATCCAGGAACACGCGGGGGTCTCCGCCGGCCAGCTGGGGCTCGCCCTCGCCTTCCCGGCGATCGGCTCGTCCCTGCTGATGCCGCTGTCCGGCGCGATCACCCACCGGTTCGGGGCGCGCAACGCACTGCGCGGGCTGCTCGCCCTGTGGACGCTGGCGCTCGCGCTGCCCGCGCTCGCGCCGAACGTCTACACCCTGTGCGGCGTCCTGTTCGTGTACGGGGCGAGCGCCGGCATGGCGGACGTGGCGATGAACGCCCTGGGCGTGGAGACGGAGAACCGGCTCGGCCGGTCGATCATGTCCTCGCTGCACGGTATGTGGAGCCTGGGCGCGCTGCTCGGTTCGGCCGCCGGCACCCTCGCCGCGCATCTCGGAGCCGACGCGCGGCTGCACCACGTGGTCGCGGCCGGCGTCCTGACCGTGCTCGGCCTCGCGGCCTGCCAGGGCGTTCTGGATCTGCGCAGCGCCCCGGGCGAGGCGGCGCCGCCCCGGTTCGCGCTGCCGCCCAAGTCGGCGCTGATCATCGGCATGGTGGGGTTCTGCGCGGTGTTCGCCGAGGGGGCGAGCCTGGACTGGTCGGCGGTGTACCTGCGCGATGTGCTCGACACGTCGGCCGGCACGGCGGCGGCCTGCACCACGGCGTTCACGCTGACCATGGCCGTGGCCCGGCTCGCGGGCGACAAGGGCGTGGACCGTTTCGGCGCGGTGCGCACGGTGCGCGGCGGCGGTGTCCTCGCCACGCTGGGCGGCGTGCTCGTGGTGACGGCGCCCGGCCCCGCCGTGGCGATCGTGGGGTTCGGCCTCATCGGCCTGGGGGTGGCGGTCGTGGTGCCGCTCGCGTTCGCCGCGGCCGGCCGCAGCGGCCCCAACCCGAGCCAGGCCATCGCGGGTGTCGCGACGATCACGTACACATCGGGTCTGGTGGCGCCGTCCGCGATCGGCGGCATCGCGGATCTGACCTCCCTCGTGGTGTCGTTCGGTCTGGTGACCGTGCTCGCGCTCGGCCTGGTGGCGGGAGCACGGGTCCTGCGGCCGGGGGCCCGTGCGCCGCGGGCCCCGAGCGCGGAGCCGGTGCACCCGGCCTGA
- a CDS encoding DUF5995 family protein: protein MTQTEWTPSAPVEHARRFGGPLDSVVRRMRALRADLPARDGIAVFNRVYLTVTEEISRLIAHGGFADPRAAATLDVLFAGRYLAAVEAASAGRRPPDCWRPLFQYRRHPGVRPLQFALAGINAHIGHDLTVALVESCRVLDCEPAFLERDFDRVGDALAVLEERIREELMPGPDLFQVADPMTHLLASWSLDRARDASWSAAKVLWQLRELPSLAEEFTERLDAGVGLVTRCLLTPLTR, encoded by the coding sequence ATGACGCAGACCGAATGGACGCCGAGCGCACCCGTGGAGCACGCCCGCCGGTTCGGCGGTCCGCTCGATTCCGTGGTGCGGCGGATGCGCGCGCTCCGGGCCGACCTGCCGGCCCGGGACGGCATCGCGGTCTTCAACCGCGTCTATCTGACGGTGACCGAGGAGATCTCCCGGCTCATCGCCCACGGCGGCTTCGCCGATCCGCGCGCGGCGGCCACGTTGGACGTGCTCTTCGCCGGGCGCTATCTCGCGGCCGTGGAGGCGGCGTCCGCGGGCCGGCGCCCGCCGGACTGCTGGCGGCCGCTGTTCCAGTACCGCCGCCATCCCGGCGTCCGGCCGCTCCAGTTCGCGCTTGCCGGGATCAACGCGCACATCGGGCACGACCTCACCGTCGCCCTGGTCGAGAGCTGCCGGGTCCTGGACTGCGAACCCGCTTTCCTGGAGCGGGACTTCGACCGGGTGGGCGACGCGCTGGCGGTCCTGGAGGAGCGGATCCGGGAGGAGCTCATGCCGGGGCCCGACCTGTTCCAGGTGGCCGACCCCATGACGCACCTGCTGGCGTCATGGAGCCTCGACCGGGCTCGGGACGCGTCGTGGTCGGCGGCGAAGGTGCTGTGGCAGTTGCGTGAACTGCCCTCTCTGGCAGAGGAGTTCACGGAGCGGCTGGATGCGGGGGTGGGCCTGGTGACCCGGTGCCTGCTGACCCCGCTCACGCGGTAG
- a CDS encoding chitinase C-terminal domain-containing protein gives MLSPTRRRAALLTTATVVAGLLFGSLSTGVSQAAVDNEACRPDGLYKTPGVDVPYCSVYDTDGREKMGADHQRRVIGYFTGWRTGQDGTPAYLASDIPWDKVTHINYAFAHVGSDNKISVGTDSEKNAATGMTWPGVAGAEMDPSLPYKGHFNLLNKFKKQHPNVKTLISVGGWAETGGYFGDDGKRVDSGGFYTMATNADGSVNQAGVDTFADSAVAFIKKYGFNGVDIDYEYPTTMKDAGNPLDLTLSNARRAGLVKGYAALMKSLREKLDRAGAADGKHYLLSVAAPSSGYLLRGMETFQVQQYLDYVNIMSYDLHGAWNQYVGPNASLFDDGKDAELAAAGVYSTAQYGGIGYLNADWAYHYFRGSMPAGRINMGLPYYTRGFQNVQGGTNGLWGKAPSTTCPAGAGLTTCGDGAVGIDNLWHDLDANGKEAPAGSNPMWHAKNLEKGIVGDYVTKYGLPATTKLTGTYVRNYDSTLVAPWLWNDQKKVFLSTEDEQSVKAKATYVADKGIGGTMVWELAGDYGWNAAKGQYEQGSTLTSAMYDTFKSATPYGNKRSTIDLPTRALNIGVDFGQFPLGDSNYPISPKVTLTNNTSATLPGGTEFQFDYGTSAPANAKDQSGFGTTIVRSDHTAANNIGGLKGDYNRVSLKLPSWQSLAPGASVTLDFVYYLPVSTPSNWTVTFGGTTYALAGDHSRGAVVSDPGTASPSPTPTSTPTPTPSGSGSPSPSPTPSGGTCAAPPWSAGASYGGGTTVSHTSHTWKSKWWTKGEEPGTTGDWGVWQDLGAC, from the coding sequence GTGCTCTCCCCCACCCGCAGACGGGCCGCGCTGCTCACGACCGCCACCGTGGTCGCCGGGCTGCTGTTCGGTTCGCTGTCCACCGGCGTCTCGCAGGCCGCCGTCGACAACGAGGCGTGTCGCCCCGACGGGCTCTACAAGACGCCGGGCGTCGACGTGCCGTACTGCTCGGTGTACGACACCGACGGCCGCGAGAAGATGGGCGCCGACCACCAGCGCCGGGTCATCGGCTACTTCACCGGCTGGCGCACCGGCCAGGACGGGACGCCCGCCTACCTCGCCTCCGACATCCCGTGGGACAAGGTCACCCACATCAACTACGCCTTCGCGCACGTCGGTTCGGACAACAAGATCTCGGTCGGCACCGACAGCGAGAAGAACGCCGCGACCGGCATGACCTGGCCGGGCGTCGCCGGCGCCGAGATGGACCCCTCGCTCCCCTACAAGGGCCACTTCAACCTGCTCAACAAGTTCAAGAAGCAGCACCCCAACGTGAAGACCCTTATTTCCGTGGGCGGTTGGGCCGAGACGGGCGGCTACTTCGGCGACGACGGCAAGCGCGTGGACTCCGGCGGCTTCTACACCATGGCCACCAACGCGGACGGCTCCGTCAACCAGGCAGGCGTCGACACGTTCGCCGACTCGGCGGTCGCCTTCATCAAGAAGTACGGCTTCAACGGCGTCGACATCGACTACGAGTACCCGACGACGATGAAGGACGCGGGCAACCCGCTCGACCTGACCCTCTCCAACGCCCGCCGGGCCGGGCTCGTCAAGGGCTACGCGGCCCTGATGAAGTCGCTGCGCGAAAAGCTGGACCGCGCGGGGGCGGCCGACGGAAAGCACTATCTCCTGTCGGTCGCGGCACCGTCCTCCGGCTATCTGCTGCGCGGCATGGAGACCTTCCAGGTCCAGCAGTACCTGGACTACGTCAACATCATGTCCTACGACCTGCACGGCGCCTGGAACCAGTACGTCGGCCCCAACGCCTCGCTCTTCGACGACGGCAAGGACGCGGAGCTCGCGGCCGCCGGCGTCTACTCCACCGCGCAGTACGGCGGCATCGGCTATCTCAATGCCGACTGGGCGTACCACTACTTCCGAGGTTCGATGCCGGCCGGGCGCATCAACATGGGCCTGCCGTACTACACGCGCGGCTTCCAGAACGTGCAGGGCGGCACCAACGGCCTGTGGGGCAAGGCGCCCTCGACCACCTGCCCCGCCGGCGCGGGCCTCACCACCTGCGGTGACGGCGCGGTCGGCATCGACAACCTGTGGCACGACCTGGACGCGAACGGCAAGGAGGCCCCGGCCGGATCCAACCCGATGTGGCACGCCAAGAACCTGGAGAAGGGGATCGTCGGCGACTACGTCACGAAGTACGGCCTCCCCGCCACCACCAAGCTGACCGGCACCTACGTCCGCAACTACGACTCCACACTGGTGGCGCCGTGGCTCTGGAACGACCAGAAGAAGGTCTTCCTGTCCACCGAGGACGAGCAGTCCGTGAAGGCCAAGGCCACCTATGTCGCCGACAAGGGCATCGGCGGCACCATGGTCTGGGAACTGGCCGGCGACTACGGGTGGAACGCGGCCAAGGGCCAGTACGAGCAGGGCTCGACCCTGACGAGCGCGATGTACGACACGTTCAAGTCGGCCACCCCGTACGGCAACAAGCGCTCCACGATCGACCTGCCCACCCGGGCGCTGAACATCGGCGTGGACTTCGGGCAGTTCCCGCTCGGCGACTCCAACTACCCCATCAGCCCCAAGGTGACCCTCACCAACAACACCTCGGCGACGCTGCCCGGCGGCACGGAGTTCCAGTTCGACTACGGCACCTCGGCCCCGGCCAACGCCAAGGACCAGTCCGGCTTCGGCACCACGATCGTGCGCAGCGACCACACCGCGGCCAACAACATCGGCGGACTCAAGGGTGACTACAACCGCGTCTCGCTGAAGCTGCCGAGCTGGCAGTCACTGGCTCCGGGCGCCTCGGTCACCCTTGACTTCGTCTACTACCTGCCGGTTTCCACGCCCTCGAACTGGACGGTGACCTTCGGTGGCACGACCTACGCGCTGGCCGGCGACCACTCCCGGGGGGCCGTCGTGAGCGACCCGGGCACCGCGTCACCCTCGCCGACCCCGACATCGACCCCGACTCCGACCCCCTCGGGCTCGGGCAGTCCCTCGCCGTCGCCGACCCCGTCGGGCGGCACGTGCGCGGCGCCGCCCTGGTCGGCGGGCGCCTCGTACGGCGGCGGCACCACGGTCTCGCACACGTCGCACACCTGGAAGTCCAAGTGGTGGACGAAGGGCGAGGAGCCGGGTACTACCGGTGACTGGGGGGTCTGGCAGGATCTCGGCGCCTGCTGA
- a CDS encoding riboflavin synthase has product MFTGIVEELGEVAAIETLGDASRFRLRGPLVTEGAGHGDSIAVNGVCLTVVEFGDGEFTADVMDETLKRSSLGALEVGSRVNLERPMAVGGRLGGHIVQGHVDGTGTVLARTPSENWEIVKIALPGDLSKYVVEKGSITVDGVSLTVVEAAADYFTISLIPTTLALTTLGIKQPGDPVNLEVDVIAKYVERLLGASHGGTDK; this is encoded by the coding sequence GTGTTCACCGGAATCGTCGAAGAGCTGGGCGAGGTCGCCGCCATCGAGACCCTCGGTGACGCCTCCCGCTTCCGTCTGCGCGGCCCCCTCGTCACCGAGGGAGCCGGACACGGCGACTCCATCGCCGTCAACGGGGTCTGTCTGACGGTCGTGGAGTTCGGCGACGGCGAGTTCACCGCCGACGTGATGGACGAGACGCTCAAGCGCTCCAGCCTCGGCGCCCTCGAGGTCGGCTCCCGGGTCAACCTGGAGCGGCCCATGGCCGTCGGCGGCCGGCTCGGCGGGCACATCGTGCAGGGCCATGTCGACGGCACCGGCACGGTGCTCGCCCGCACCCCCTCGGAGAACTGGGAGATCGTCAAGATCGCCCTGCCCGGCGACCTCTCCAAGTACGTCGTCGAGAAGGGCTCCATCACCGTGGACGGCGTCAGCCTCACGGTCGTGGAGGCGGCCGCCGACTACTTCACCATCAGCCTCATCCCGACCACCCTCGCGCTGACCACGCTCGGCATCAAGCAGCCCGGCGACCCGGTCAACCTGGAGGTCGACGTCATCGCCAAGTACGTCGAGCGGCTGCTCGGCGCGAGCCACGGGGGGACCGACAAGTGA